The Pseudooceanicola aestuarii genomic sequence CCACTTGGCCGGATCATGGAACGGCGCGGTATAGGCAACCTCGTTGCGGTGCTCGATGCCGTATTTGTCCTTCAGGAAACGCCGCAGGCTGTCCTGAAGCATCTGGCGGTCTTCGGTCAGATCAAAGTTCATGGATTACAGCCCCAGCATGGTCTTGGTCAGGATGTTGCGCTGGATCTCGTTCGATCCACCGAAGATGGAGGTCTTGCGGTTGTTGAAATAGCGCGCGGCATTGTTGGCATTGCCCTGCGGGGCAACGTCGAGATTGGTATCGGCCAGGCTGCCGGGGAAAGGCGCGGCATTGGGGCCCAACGCACGACGGCGCAGGTCCTTGAACTCCTGGTTGATCACCGTACCCTTGATCTTGAGGATCGAGGTCTCCGGCCCCGGCGCGCCCTGTTTCTGCGCGGTGAACAGCATCCGCAGGTTGGTGATCTTCATCGCTTCCAGGTCGATTTCGGCCTGCGCGATGCGGGCGGCGAACAGCGGATCCTGCGACAGCGGCTTGCCATTGCGCATGACACGTTGGGCCAGTGCCTTGACCTCCTCCAGCTCCTGCATTGAGAAGCCGACGCCGGCGATGCCGGTGCGTTCGTGGGTCAGCAGGTACTTGGCGATGGTCCAGCCCTTGTTTTCCTCGCCCACGAGGTTGCCATAGGGCACGCGCACGTCGGTAAAGAAGACTTCGTTCACCTCGTGGCCGCCTTCGATCAGCTTGATCGGGCGCACTTCGACGCCGGGCGTGGACATGTCGACGAGGATGAAGGAGATGCCCTCCTGCTGCTTCACATCCGGATCGGTCCGGCACAGGCAGAAGATCCAGTCGGCGTGCTGACCGAGCGTGGTCCAGGTCTTCTGGCCGTTGATCACCCATTCGTCGCCATCTCGCACGGCACGGGTTTTCAGGGAGGCCAGATCGGACCCGGCGCCCGGTTCGGAATAGCCCTGACACCACCAGTCGTCACCGTTCAGGATGCGCGGCAGGTAGTAGTCCTGCTGTTCCTTGCTGCCGAACTTCTGCAACACCGGACCCAGCATCGACAGCCCGAAGGGCACGATGCGCGGGGCATGGGCGCGGGCGCCTTCCTCTTCGAAGATATGGCGTTCGACGGGGCCCCAGCCGGGGCCGCCGAATTCCTTGGGCCAGATCGTGGCCAGCCAGCCTTTCTTGTTCAGGATCGCGTGATAGCGCTCCATGATATCCTTCGTCAGTTCCTTGCCGTCGCGCACCGCGTCGCGGATGTCATCGGGAAGGTTCTCCTTGAAGAAATCGCGGACTTCCTGGCGGAAGGCCTCTTCTTCGGGGGTGAAATTCAGGTCCATGTCGGGCCTCCTGTGACTTAACCGTTCAGATCCGCGAAGGTGGTGCCCTCGTCGGCCATCTTGCGCAGGATCGCGGGAACCTGCCAGTAATGGGCGTCTTCCTTGGCGTAGGTTTCGATCCGCTTCACCAGCTCTGCCGCGCCGATCGTATCCGCGTAATGCAGCGGCCCGCCCCGGAACCGGGGGAAGCCGTAGCCGAACAGGAAGACCATATCGACGTCCAGCGGGCGTTTGGCGGTGCCGTCTTCCACCACGCGGGCGGCTTCGACGATCATCGCGGTCATGTAGCGGTCAACGATCTCCTGGTCGGAAAAATCCTTGGCCGTGATGCCGTTCTCCTGGCGGACCTTGGCAATGATGTCTTCGACGGCCTCGTTGGGGACCGGCGCGCCGGCATCGTAGACGTAGTACCCCTTGCCGGTCTTGCGACCTTTCCAGCCTTCTTCGACGATCAGGTCGGCGACGCGCCCGGCATAGCGTTCGTTGGGGTCCATCCCCTCTTCGCGCTTGCGCTGGCGGGTCATGTACCCGATGTCCAACCCGGCCAGGTCACCGACCTTGTGCGGCCCCATGGCAAAGCCGAAGGCTTCCAGCGCGTCATCCACCTGTTGCGGGGTCGCGCCGTCCAGCACCAGGTAGCTGGCCGTCTTGGAATAGTGACCAAGAATGCGGTTGCCGATGAAGCCGTCGCAGACCTGCGCCAGCACGCCGACCTTCTTCAACTTCTTCGCCAGGGCAAAGCCGGTGGCCAGCACGTCATCGGCGGTCTTGGCGCCCTGCACGATCTCCAGCAGGCGCATCACATGCGCGGGGGAGAAGAAGTGCAGGCCCAGAACGTCCTGCGGACGGTCAGTGGATTCCGCGATCTCGTTCACGTCCAGATAGGAGGTGTTGGAAGCCAGAATCGCACCGTCCTTGCAGATGGTGTTGAGCTTGCCGAAGATCTCCTTCTTGATCTCCATCTTCTCGAACACCGCCTCGATCACCAGATCGACATCGGCCAGGTCTTCCATCGCCAGGCTGGGTTCCAGCATGGCCAGCGCGGCATCGCGTTTCTCCGCCGACATCTTGCCCCGGCTGACGGCGCCATCGAGGTTCTTGGTGATGGTCTGCACGCCCCGGTCCAGCCCGTCCTGCGCAACCTCGACCAGACGCACGGGAATGCCCGCCATCAGGCAGGAGGTGGAGATGCCCGACCCCATGGTGCCGCCGCCGATCACGCCGATCTTCTTCAGGTCGCGGGTCGCCCCCTTGGCTTCGGGGATATTGGACACGGCGCGCTCGCCAAAGAACGCATGGATCATGCCGGAGCGTTGCGGGGTCTCCATGCATTCCATGAATTTCTGCCGCTCCACCGCCAGGCCATCGGCCAGCGGCAGGGTGGATGCGGCGATGGATTCGACGCATTTTTGCAGGTTCACCAGGTGCGGGTTCTTCTTCGTCACCATCGCCAGCGTGGCAGAGACGGCGTCATCCGCCGCGTCCGTCGTCAGGTCGCGGGTGCGGCGCGTGGCCAAGGTGCCGTCCAGGACCTCCTGCGCCGCCTTCAGCGCGACGTCACGCGGCGCGCCCTCCATGATGCGGTCGATGGCGCCTTTTTCCTGCGCCTCGGCCACGGGGACGTGGCGGCCCGACACGGCCAGATCCAGCGCAAAGGGGATGCCCGCCAACCGCGGCAGACGCTGCGTGCCACCGGCGCCGGGCAGGATGCCCAGCAACACTTCGGGCAGGCCGATCCTGGCGCCCGGAATGGCGATGCGAGCGTGTGTGCCCATCGCAACTTCGAACCCGCCGCCCAGCGCGGTGCCGTGAATGACGGAGATGACAGGCAGGGGGCTGTCCTCGATCGCGTCGATCACGTCGGGCAGGCTGGGGGCCTGGGGCGGTTTCCCGAATTCGCGGATATCGGCACCTGCGATGAAGGTACGACCGGCGCAATACAGCGCGATGACCTTGGCGCTGCCTTCGGCATTCAGTTGCGCCAGGGCCTTCTGCAAGCCCTCGCGGACCGCAAGGCCGGTGGCGTTGACCGGCGGATTGTCGATGCAGATCAGCGCGATATCGCCCTGTTGTTCGATCGTGGTTACGTCGTTCACCTGAATGGTCTCGCCCATGGCGGCTGTGCCCCTTTCATCCGTGTTGCGGGTCGGGAAATCTGCCCGGTCCCGGATTCGCACCCGGTCCGCCTCCTCCCCTCTCGGCCGGCAGGTTAGGCCGCGCCGCGCCGGGGGTCAACGCGCGGAATTTCGTTTTGCATTGCAGAATAGTGCGCGGCGAGGCCCATGACGCAGGGTTTTCAACCGGGAATGATCTCGAAGCTTGTGACGTCCACCATGCCGCGATCGGTGATCTTCAGCGCCGGGATCACCGGCAGCGCAAGGAAAGCGAGTTGCAGGAACGGTTCTTCCAGGGTGACATCCAGGTCGCGGGCTGCGGCGCGCAGGGCGATCAGCCGTTCATGCACCGCCTCGAACGGGTCCAGGCTCATCAACCCGGCGACGGGCAGGGCCAGTTCGGCGGTGACCTGCCCGTCCCGCACCACGACGAACCCGCCCTCGATCTTGCCCAGACGATTGGCGGCCAGCGCCATGTCGTCGTAATCCACCCCCACAACGGCTATGTTGTGGTGATCATGACAGACGGTCGAGGCGATGGCCCCGCGCGCGATACCGAAACCGCGCACAAAGCCGGTGGCGATGTTGCCATTCTGCCCGTGCCGTTCGATCACCGCGATGCGTGCCAGATCGCGCGCCGGGTCGGGGCGCTTGTCGCCATCGGTGAGGGCGATCTCTTCCCGCAGATGTTCGGTGATGATCTTGCCGGGCAGGATCCCGATCACGTCGGTGGCGCTGCGGTTGGCGACGGTCCGGAACTGCGCCGCCGAGACATGCGGCGCGTTGACGGAGGCACGGGCGATCGGCGCGGTGGTGGCGCGCGCGGCAAAGGCGGCATCCCCCACCACCTGCCCGCCCGCGATCACCGCGCTGGCTCGGCAATCCTCCAGGTCCGGCAGGGCGACGATATCGGCGCGTTTGCCCGGCGCGATCAGCCCACGATCCTTGAGGCCAAAAGCCTCCGCCGCCGAAAGGCTGGCGGCGCGGTAGACGGCCAGCGGCGGGCAGCCGCGCGCGATCAGGGTCCGTATCATGTGATCCAGATGGCCGTGTTCGGCGATATCCAGCGGATTGCGGTCATCCGTGCACAGGCACATGTAGGGCGCCGTCAGATCGGTCAGCAGCGGGTGCAGCGCCTCCAGATCCTTGCTGACCGAGCCTTCGCGGATCAGCACGCGCATCCCCTTCTGCAACTTTTCCCGCGCTTCTTCGGCAGTGGTTGCCTCGTGCTCCGTCCTGATCCCTGCGGCGACATAGGCGTTCAGGTCGCGCCCCGAAAGCTGTGGGCAATGGCCATCCATATGCCGCCCCTCGAACAGCGCCAGTTTCGCCATGATGCCGGGATCGCGGTGGATCACGCCCGGGTAGTTCATCACCTCGGCCAGGCCGATGACCTGCGGATGATCCATCAGGGGGGACAGATCCGCCGCCTCGATCCGGGCACCGGCGGTTTCCATATGCGAGGACGGCACGCAGGAGGACAGGTTCACCCGGATGTCCATCACCGTCTGCACCGCGCAGGCCAGGAAGTATTCCAGCCCCGGCACCCCCGCCACATTGGCGATCTCATGCGGGTCGCAGATCGCGGTGGTCACCCCGCGCGGGGCAACGCAGCGGTCGAATTCATGCGGCGTGACCATCGAGCTTTCGATATGCAGATGCGTGTCGATGAAACCGGGGACCAGGATCTGCCCGGTCATGTCGATGATCTGCCGCCCCTCGTAGCTGTCACAGGTGCCGACGATCATGTCACCGCAGATCGCCACGTCGCCCTCCATCAGCGCGCCGGTGATCAGGTCCAGCACCCGCCCCCCGCGCAAGACCAGATCGGCAGGCGCATCCCCGCGCCCCTGTGCGATACGATCGGAAAGCGGTCTGCGGGTCATTGGCCTGTCTCCCATGGCTTGCATCCTGTCGCCAAGAAGCCGATGCGCACCGCCCATGTCCACCCCTCTCCGCCCTTCCCGTGACGTTGACGGGTCATCGAATTGCCCCGATGCTGGGCCATTCAGCGGCCAGGCGGACAAGGAAACACCCATGCTGAGAGACCACACCAAGGGCAGAGCCATGAACATCGACCCGACCCGGATGCGCGTCGCCTATCTGACGCGGTTCCATTACTTCGGCATCTCCGGCTGGCGGTCGGATGCCAGCCGCGACATCGCGCTGTTGCTGGACCCCGCCCGGCTGGAACAGCGGCTGGAGATGATGGGCGACATCACCGTGCCCTCCCTGCGGGGGCAGACCGATATGGCGTTCGACTGGTTCGTCCTGTCCTCCGCCCAGATGACGGACAGCTACAAGGAC encodes the following:
- a CDS encoding acyl-CoA dehydrogenase family protein, which encodes MDLNFTPEEEAFRQEVRDFFKENLPDDIRDAVRDGKELTKDIMERYHAILNKKGWLATIWPKEFGGPGWGPVERHIFEEEGARAHAPRIVPFGLSMLGPVLQKFGSKEQQDYYLPRILNGDDWWCQGYSEPGAGSDLASLKTRAVRDGDEWVINGQKTWTTLGQHADWIFCLCRTDPDVKQQEGISFILVDMSTPGVEVRPIKLIEGGHEVNEVFFTDVRVPYGNLVGEENKGWTIAKYLLTHERTGIAGVGFSMQELEEVKALAQRVMRNGKPLSQDPLFAARIAQAEIDLEAMKITNLRMLFTAQKQGAPGPETSILKIKGTVINQEFKDLRRRALGPNAAPFPGSLADTNLDVAPQGNANNAARYFNNRKTSIFGGSNEIQRNILTKTMLGL
- a CDS encoding 3-hydroxyacyl-CoA dehydrogenase NAD-binding domain-containing protein gives rise to the protein MGETIQVNDVTTIEQQGDIALICIDNPPVNATGLAVREGLQKALAQLNAEGSAKVIALYCAGRTFIAGADIREFGKPPQAPSLPDVIDAIEDSPLPVISVIHGTALGGGFEVAMGTHARIAIPGARIGLPEVLLGILPGAGGTQRLPRLAGIPFALDLAVSGRHVPVAEAQEKGAIDRIMEGAPRDVALKAAQEVLDGTLATRRTRDLTTDAADDAVSATLAMVTKKNPHLVNLQKCVESIAASTLPLADGLAVERQKFMECMETPQRSGMIHAFFGERAVSNIPEAKGATRDLKKIGVIGGGTMGSGISTSCLMAGIPVRLVEVAQDGLDRGVQTITKNLDGAVSRGKMSAEKRDAALAMLEPSLAMEDLADVDLVIEAVFEKMEIKKEIFGKLNTICKDGAILASNTSYLDVNEIAESTDRPQDVLGLHFFSPAHVMRLLEIVQGAKTADDVLATGFALAKKLKKVGVLAQVCDGFIGNRILGHYSKTASYLVLDGATPQQVDDALEAFGFAMGPHKVGDLAGLDIGYMTRQRKREEGMDPNERYAGRVADLIVEEGWKGRKTGKGYYVYDAGAPVPNEAVEDIIAKVRQENGITAKDFSDQEIVDRYMTAMIVEAARVVEDGTAKRPLDVDMVFLFGYGFPRFRGGPLHYADTIGAAELVKRIETYAKEDAHYWQVPAILRKMADEGTTFADLNG
- the ade gene encoding adenine deaminase yields the protein MTRRPLSDRIAQGRGDAPADLVLRGGRVLDLITGALMEGDVAICGDMIVGTCDSYEGRQIIDMTGQILVPGFIDTHLHIESSMVTPHEFDRCVAPRGVTTAICDPHEIANVAGVPGLEYFLACAVQTVMDIRVNLSSCVPSSHMETAGARIEAADLSPLMDHPQVIGLAEVMNYPGVIHRDPGIMAKLALFEGRHMDGHCPQLSGRDLNAYVAAGIRTEHEATTAEEAREKLQKGMRVLIREGSVSKDLEALHPLLTDLTAPYMCLCTDDRNPLDIAEHGHLDHMIRTLIARGCPPLAVYRAASLSAAEAFGLKDRGLIAPGKRADIVALPDLEDCRASAVIAGGQVVGDAAFAARATTAPIARASVNAPHVSAAQFRTVANRSATDVIGILPGKIITEHLREEIALTDGDKRPDPARDLARIAVIERHGQNGNIATGFVRGFGIARGAIASTVCHDHHNIAVVGVDYDDMALAANRLGKIEGGFVVVRDGQVTAELALPVAGLMSLDPFEAVHERLIALRAAARDLDVTLEEPFLQLAFLALPVIPALKITDRGMVDVTSFEIIPG